In the Desulfuromonas sp. DDH964 genome, CGGGTGGCGCTCTCCGAGTCGCTCGCTTTTGGCGGCAACAACGCGGTCGTGGTTCTCGGGAGGGACGCATGAATTCTCAACCTATGGCCATTCGCGGCATCGGTGTCGTCGGCGGTTTCGGTGCGGGCCTCCACGCCCTGGAGGCGGCCCTGCGCGGCGAGTTGCCGCGCCCGGGACAGGTCACCTTCAGCAATGACGGCCGCGAGGTGGTGCTGCCGGCCTTTCTCGCCGATACGGAACCCCTGGCCGAGTTTCTGCCGAAGAAGTCGCTACGCCGCATTGACCACTATTCGCGGCTGGCGCTGCTCGGGGCCTCCCAGGCTTTGGCCGATGCCGGGCGCGAGCAGTTCGACCCGCAGCGCATGGGAGTGGTAGTCGCCAGTGGTTACGGGGCGACCCGCACCACCTTCGCTTTTCTCGACTCGGTGATCGATGACGGCGACCAGTGCGCCTCGCCGACCCACTTTTCCAACTCGGTGCACAACGCCGCCGCCGCCCACATCTCGATCCTGCTCGGCATCACCGGGCCGAGCCTGACCGTCAGCCAGTTCGAAATGTCGGTCCCCTCGGCGCTCCTTTCCGCCGCCCGCTGGCTCGCCGAAGGGCGCGTCGATTCGGTCCTCTTCGGCGGCATCGACGAATACTGCGATGTGCTCGGTTACTGCTGGGATCATTTCTTCGGCAGCGGCGACGGCGGCCCGATCCGGCCGCTGGAACTGCAGCGCCAGAGTGCCATCCTCGCCGAAGGGGCGGCCTTCTTCGTCCTCACCCGCGCTGATGAAGGATCACCTTCCCGCTACGGGACGGTGCAGGGGATCGACATCGGCCACCAGAGCGGCCAGAAGCTGCCGGTCGCTGCTGATGCGCTGCTGCTGCTCGGCGTCGATGGCCATCGTCGCTGCGGCAGTCTCTACCCCAGCCAGATTCCAGCCCAGGCGGATGTCGTCTCCTATTCACCCCTCTACGGCAGCCTGCCGGTGGGGCCGGCCTTCGACATGGCGATCGCCGCCCTGATCCGCGCCGGCGGCGAAATCTATCCGGCGCCGGTGGGAGCGGACGACGGTTGCCCGGGGCGGGTGGTGCGCCAGCCCGAAGCAATCGCCGGGCGGCCCCTCGCCTGTCTCAAGTGCAGCGGGGCCGGTGAAATCAGCATCATCAACCTGGGGGGATGAGGATGAGGGGGCGACGACTTACAGGGTTTTTGGGGCGCAGCATCGGTGGACTGCTTCTGTTCCTGGCGATTGCCGTGATCTCTCCGGTCACCTGCGATGCGGCTTCCCCCCTGCTGGAACCGGAGCGGGTCGGCCTCGCCCTCGACGTCGGCCCGAGCTATTCCCCGGACGGCGTCCGCTACCACCTGCTGACCCTCAGCACCCTTTACGACTACAGCGCCATCTGGCGCCATGCAGCGCCCGCGGCGCTGCGCTTCAAGCTCGACGCCAGCCTTGGCTTCGCCGAAGGGAGTGCGGT is a window encoding:
- a CDS encoding beta-ketoacyl synthase N-terminal-like domain-containing protein — protein: MNSQPMAIRGIGVVGGFGAGLHALEAALRGELPRPGQVTFSNDGREVVLPAFLADTEPLAEFLPKKSLRRIDHYSRLALLGASQALADAGREQFDPQRMGVVVASGYGATRTTFAFLDSVIDDGDQCASPTHFSNSVHNAAAAHISILLGITGPSLTVSQFEMSVPSALLSAARWLAEGRVDSVLFGGIDEYCDVLGYCWDHFFGSGDGGPIRPLELQRQSAILAEGAAFFVLTRADEGSPSRYGTVQGIDIGHQSGQKLPVAADALLLLGVDGHRRCGSLYPSQIPAQADVVSYSPLYGSLPVGPAFDMAIAALIRAGGEIYPAPVGADDGCPGRVVRQPEAIAGRPLACLKCSGAGEISIINLGG